In the Trichoderma atroviride chromosome 4, complete sequence genome, TGTTTGCTCTCATGCTTTTCTTGATGTCTCTTTGAAGTATATCAAGTATTCTTACTCTCCGTATATAACCGAAAAAACAATACATATACCGATTGCAGCTGTCCAGAAAGGTCTCAGATGTATCACCGCTTGTCTCActtatacatgtactgttCGTATTCGGGTGACCTAGGAGCCGATTTCTGAGTCATATTGTTTTAGTACTAACCGTTTTATCTCAGGAATGCATAACGGTCCTGTCCATTACAAAAATACGGGCTTTTATCAAAGACGATAAGATCAGTTGTAACGACGTTATCTTGTAGGCGCTGAAATACCTGCGGCATGACGACACGTGATGGTTCTCCCCGCACGGTTTGATAAGCTCTCCATTATCCACCTGTATGTAACCTCAGCTTAGACAGCACTGAGCGAGAAGTCATCTCGTCATAATAACTGTATAGAAGCTCTATTTTACAGAAACTACAGGAAATTTACATGAAATGTCTAAGCCATACATGTTATGGGTTGGCGGCAAGGAAGTGGTGGGTACTGGTGAGCTGTATGTCGCTGCTAATCTCCAAGGCCACAACTCTCAAGACGAAGCTAAAGTCGTTTGCGTAGCATAGCTGTTGAAAATCCAGCAAAAACGGCAATATTTGCAGAGTAAGAGGGTCCCTCATCGGTCAAATATGAGATTTCCTCAAACACCTTCATTCGTGTTCTAATCTTTCTGGCTAGATGCCATTCTGCATCACCTCAAGATGTCGATGACACTGTACAGCTTGCTCATAAAGCCTTCAAATCGGGAATTTGGGCCAAAGCTCCTCGACACACGCGAGCTGATGTGTTGGATAAAGCAGCCGACCTTCTCGCTTCGAGGCTTTCTGTGCTAATCCCCCTGGAGGTGGAGCAGACGGGGAGGGCCATCAGAGAGATGCAAGCCCAAGTCCCATCTCTGGTTCGCTGGTTTCGATACTTTGCTGCCGTGCTTCGCACTGAAGAGCGTCCCGTCCTACCGACCATGGGCAAGCTGCATAACTGGATAGAGCGGGTTCCGCTCGGCGTCGTTGTTCAGATCACTCCGTTCAACCATCCTTTGCTCATCGCAGTCAAAAAACTTGCCCCTGCTCTGGCGGCTGGGAATAGTGTTGTGCTGAAGCCGAGCGAGCTCACGCCTCTCACGAGTCTGCTACTGGGGCCAATTTTGAAAGAAGCAGGGCTTCCAGACGGCGTTTTCAACGTTCTGCCCGGCCTTGGAGCTACAACAGGACGCGACCTTGTAAGTCACCCGCTTGTACGGAAAGTCGACATTACCGGCGGAACAGTTGCCGGAAGAGCAATCGGTTCAATTGTCGGCAGCAACCTGGCACGCTACAATGCAGAGCTAGGCGGAAAGGCGCCTTTGATCGTGTTCGAAAAAGCGAATCTTGAAGCTGCAGTCAATGGCGTCGCATTCGGGTCATTCATCGCGACTGGCCAGACTTGCGTGGCAGCCACTCGGATCATCATTCACAAGAGTATTCTCGCAACTGTAGAGGAGAAGCTTTCTCAAAAAGCTCAATCCATTGCACGACGTATGGGATCGCCTACAAACACAAACTCCTCCATGGGCCCTCTGATTTCATCTAAGCAGCTTGGAAATGTCGTTGGACTCGTTGACGATGCTGTTGCAAATGGCGCAAAGGTTGTCTGTGGTGGAAAGAGAATGGCTGGTATCTCTGATCTCGATGGCACGAATTTTGCCGAGGGCTACTTTTTCCCACCAACAATCTTGGCTTCCAGTCCAGAATGCGATATTACCAAGACGAGGATCTGGCGCGAGGAGGCATTTGGTCCAGTCATTCTGCTTGTTGGGTTTGAAAGCGAACAAGAAGCGCTGGAACTCGCCAACGACAGCGAGTTTGGCCTGGGAGCGGCCCTGTGGACCGATGATCTGAGCCAAGCTTTCAGGGTATCTGAGCAGATTGAGTCTGGCATTGTTTGGGTGAACACGCACCATCGGAATGACCCGAGCAGTCCATGGGGCGGAGCAACTACCGCAAGTGGCGTGGGAAGTGAAAATGGAGTCAAAGCATATCACGCGTATACGACGACGAAAAGTATCATTATCAATTATGCTGCCGGGGACGAGGCCGCAGCGGACGATTGGTTTAGAGAAGATGGGGCTCAGGTTCGCTACGGTTAAGCTACCATACTTGACTAAAATGGGAAATGTCTTCTACCAAAGCATAATGGCCCAAGCGAGAATACATAACGATAGGGCTGGCAACATAAATAGTATCTAAATTGTAGGCACATATTAGGAATATTGCCTAGTGCTTCCTGTTGCCTATTTGCGGAATTTCAGTGGTTCTGCGGAGTTAGTTGGGAGAAGCGGCCACTCCAGCGGCCGCTTATCTCCATCCATTTAGCGACTGCGGAGGATTCCGATATTGGTGGTAAGCAACGTAAGATACAGTTGGCACCTTGTAATTTCATGCCAAATGTACCAAATGCTATCAACACAGGAGCTCGATGTATTACACGCGTTGAGCGGAGCGGACAATAACTTCAATGTTGTTCGCGGAGGCGCCCAGCAGAGGTCTCCGGTGACAATGCAGTTTGGTAGAGAATATAAGTAGGAGGTGATTCCGACAGTTTatggaaataaaataataatatcaAGTCAACATTCAATTGATCTCTTTGCGACATTTCAGCCCTACATATAACATCAGTGCAGTGTAATATTCGACATGCCTTCATCCAACTTTTCACCAAGCTCGATTCCCGATCTGGCAGGGCGAGTGTATCTCGTTACCGGAGGCAACGCCGGCTGGTACG is a window encoding:
- a CDS encoding uncharacterized protein (EggNog:ENOG41); protein product: MSKPYMLWVGGKEVVGTGELIAVENPAKTAIFAECHSASPQDVDDTVQLAHKAFKSGIWAKAPRHTRADVLDKAADLLASRLSVLIPLEVEQTGRAIREMQAQVPSLVRWFRYFAAVLRTEERPVLPTMGKLHNWIERVPLGVVVQITPFNHPLLIAVKKLAPALAAGNSVVLKPSELTPLTSLLLGPILKEAGLPDGVFNVLPGLGATTGRDLVSHPLVRKVDITGGTVAGRAIGSIVGSNLARYNAELGGKAPLIVFEKANLEAAVNGVAFGSFIATGQTCVAATRIIIHKSILATVEEKLSQKAQSIARRMGSPTNTNSSMGPLISSKQLGNVVGLVDDAVANGAKVVCGGKRMAGISDLDGTNFAEGYFFPPTILASSPECDITKTRIWREEAFGPVILLVGFESEQEALELANDSEFGLGAALWTDDLSQAFRVSEQIESGIVWVNTHHRNDPSSPWGGATTASGVGSENGVKAYHAYTTTKSIIINYAAGDEAAADDWFREDGAQVRYG